The following coding sequences lie in one Synechococcus sp. CC9902 genomic window:
- a CDS encoding phycobilisome polypeptide: MPNNLELKQLIASAQVLGLQNDSSLPAFDRQILRMADEEKRALSPTEIQHICQTSKVDAQLIEQLQSQANHLVQQAREFLVKEQPHLVQSGGALFPSERAEACWRDCWQFFRVIVYAIACKRPLFTDAEGMGALRALYAHVGVPIEGLNIALKQLKVLSRQEISGAIEAPLLSESFGHLLEELNKTGVKS, from the coding sequence ATGCCAAATAATCTGGAGCTGAAGCAGTTGATCGCATCAGCTCAGGTGTTGGGTCTACAGAACGATTCTTCTCTTCCAGCTTTTGATCGCCAAATTTTGCGAATGGCGGATGAAGAGAAACGCGCCCTATCACCCACAGAAATCCAACACATTTGTCAAACCTCGAAGGTTGATGCTCAGCTCATCGAGCAGCTCCAGAGCCAAGCCAATCACCTGGTGCAGCAAGCACGTGAGTTCCTTGTAAAAGAGCAGCCGCATCTCGTTCAATCGGGCGGTGCGCTTTTCCCATCAGAACGGGCTGAGGCCTGCTGGAGAGACTGCTGGCAGTTCTTTCGCGTGATCGTTTATGCCATTGCGTGCAAACGCCCCCTGTTCACAGACGCAGAAGGAATGGGAGCTTTGCGTGCCCTATACGCCCACGTCGGGGTGCCGATCGAAGGTCTCAATATTGCCCTCAAACAGCTGAAAGTCCTTTCAAGACAGGAGATTTCAGGCGCAATCGAAGCTCCACTCCTTAGCGAATCATTTGGGCACTTGCTCGAGGAACTCAACAAAACTGGCGTTAAGTCCTGA
- a CDS encoding ComF family protein has product MHFAEGTGSSGAVIQALLQAAQSFLIQPSCPICRASLGEGHPPMVAAEHWPCCLCAEEYALGGSDTSGTEPLPWKALGTYQDRFRQLVLKIKQQPQSRTGRAVIQLLAKVHPLPKGVLLVPIPSWKKKRGNPLPNLIAAGFGQPSTMLLHRTRAGLSQHHLNRSMRMHNLKGAFHAAPAPQTSLQSKTTVWLVDDILTTGATALAAQKALNKAGHPVGGIICLGRTPAKRLGR; this is encoded by the coding sequence ATGCACTTTGCTGAAGGCACTGGATCAAGCGGCGCAGTGATTCAGGCACTACTCCAGGCTGCTCAATCCTTCCTGATTCAACCGTCTTGTCCCATCTGCCGAGCGAGTCTCGGGGAGGGCCATCCGCCCATGGTCGCTGCCGAGCATTGGCCATGCTGCCTTTGCGCCGAGGAGTACGCCCTCGGCGGATCAGATACCAGCGGAACTGAGCCTCTTCCATGGAAAGCACTCGGCACCTATCAAGATCGGTTCCGACAACTCGTGCTGAAGATCAAACAGCAGCCTCAAAGCCGCACTGGTCGGGCAGTGATTCAGCTGCTTGCCAAGGTTCACCCTCTCCCAAAAGGAGTTCTCTTGGTCCCGATTCCAAGCTGGAAAAAGAAGCGTGGCAACCCTCTCCCAAATCTGATTGCTGCAGGCTTTGGGCAGCCCAGCACAATGCTGCTGCACCGGACTCGGGCTGGACTTAGTCAGCATCACCTCAATCGATCCATGCGAATGCACAACCTGAAAGGCGCCTTTCACGCAGCCCCCGCCCCACAAACATCCCTGCAGTCGAAAACAACGGTTTGGCTGGTGGACGACATTCTCACGACTGGTGCAACCGCCTTGGCTGCTCAAAAAGCCCTGAACAAAGCCGGACATCCGGTCGGAGGAATCATCTGTTTAGGACGTACACCAGCGAAACGCCTCGGGCGGTGA
- the metK gene encoding methionine adenosyltransferase, whose protein sequence is MSRYVFTSESVTEGHPDKICDQVSDAVLDALLAQDPASRVACETVVNTGLCMITGEVTSKAKVDFIHLVRDVIKEIGYSGARAGGFDANSCAVLVALDQQSPDIAQGVNEADDHAGDPLDLVGAGDQGIMFGYACNETPELMPLPISLAHRLARQLAEVRHNGTLDYLLPDGKTQVSVVYENDQPVAIDTILISTQHTAEVGGMSDEQGIRERITEDLWTHVVEPATADLNLKPSREGTKYLVNPTGKFVVGGPQGDAGLTGRKIIVDTYGGYARHGGGAFSGKDPTKVDRSAAYAARFVAKALVASGLAGRAEVQLSYAIGVAKPVSILVESFGTGTVSNEDLTALVQEHFDLRPGAIIENFGLRNLPQARGGRFYQNTAAYGHFGRNDLNLPWEDVAAKAEELRKA, encoded by the coding sequence ATGAGTCGTTACGTCTTCACCTCGGAATCCGTTACCGAAGGACATCCAGACAAAATCTGTGATCAAGTGAGTGACGCAGTCCTCGATGCCTTGCTGGCACAAGATCCTGCAAGCCGTGTGGCCTGCGAGACCGTTGTCAATACAGGGCTTTGCATGATCACCGGCGAGGTGACCTCCAAAGCCAAGGTGGACTTCATCCACCTCGTTCGTGACGTCATCAAAGAAATTGGCTACAGCGGCGCTCGCGCCGGCGGTTTTGATGCAAACAGCTGTGCAGTTTTAGTTGCTCTTGATCAGCAATCACCTGATATTGCCCAAGGCGTCAATGAAGCTGATGACCATGCTGGCGATCCGCTGGACTTGGTCGGAGCTGGAGACCAGGGGATCATGTTTGGCTACGCCTGCAATGAAACCCCGGAGTTGATGCCGCTGCCCATCAGCCTGGCCCACCGTTTGGCCCGCCAACTCGCTGAAGTTCGCCACAACGGAACCCTCGACTATCTCCTGCCCGACGGCAAGACCCAAGTGAGCGTGGTCTATGAAAACGACCAGCCCGTTGCGATCGACACGATTCTGATCTCAACCCAACACACCGCAGAAGTGGGGGGAATGAGTGATGAGCAAGGCATCCGCGAACGCATCACTGAAGATCTCTGGACCCACGTCGTCGAGCCCGCCACCGCTGACCTCAACCTGAAACCCAGCCGGGAGGGCACCAAATATCTGGTGAACCCCACGGGCAAATTCGTTGTGGGTGGACCTCAGGGAGATGCGGGTTTAACCGGACGCAAAATCATCGTTGACACCTATGGCGGCTATGCACGCCACGGCGGTGGTGCCTTCTCAGGCAAAGATCCCACCAAGGTGGATCGTTCCGCTGCCTATGCCGCCCGCTTTGTGGCGAAAGCCCTTGTGGCATCAGGTTTAGCTGGCCGTGCCGAAGTGCAGTTGAGTTATGCCATCGGTGTGGCAAAGCCCGTTTCAATTTTGGTGGAATCGTTCGGCACCGGAACGGTGTCGAACGAAGATCTCACAGCCCTTGTGCAAGAGCATTTCGACCTGCGCCCAGGCGCCATCATCGAAAACTTCGGACTCCGCAATCTGCCTCAGGCACGGGGTGGTCGCTTCTACCAAAACACTGCGGCCTACGGTCATTTCGGCCGGAACGACCTCAATCTCCCTTGGGAAGATGTGGCGGCCAAGGCCGAGGAACTGCGCAAGGCCTGA
- a CDS encoding DUF2470 domain-containing protein translates to MPADPLTTAVSTRICTHMNDDHAEAVLDYARHYGGIESPESARMVAVTPNSMELEVDGSSLQIPFDHTLTDSEDAHRTLVAMLRAMPKA, encoded by the coding sequence ATGCCTGCCGATCCCCTCACCACCGCTGTAAGTACTCGCATTTGTACTCACATGAACGATGACCACGCTGAGGCTGTTTTGGATTACGCCCGCCACTACGGCGGCATCGAGTCCCCTGAATCAGCTCGAATGGTGGCGGTGACGCCGAATTCCATGGAATTGGAAGTGGATGGGAGCAGCCTGCAAATCCCCTTCGACCACACCCTCACCGACAGCGAGGATGCTCACCGCACATTGGTAGCCATGTTGCGTGCCATGCCAAAAGCCTGA
- a CDS encoding phycobilisome rod-core linker polypeptide — MVVIKPTRDFTSLDRVSYVANNAAKPRQNTAINLYRSEQESGGLIPRKGLVGKTPLEYKENLCRATGIGIGPRIHSECPFSAVADEFASTGSEALAATITAAYRQVFGNLGPTENQRCTELESQLMNGDISVRDFVAGLAKSDLYKQNYYFKVSPIRGIELNYKHLLGRPPLNQAEVSAAITVIAEHGFDGLVEKLTRSGEYLEVFGTDTVPYLRAWTSAAGAYCSTFVNLGRVTPGNAASDTTIEGRSQLVMEFTNARRLSTAEGGYDVSSFSYSRAMNDPTSSSFARMYGSKNAKSWT, encoded by the coding sequence ATGGTCGTCATCAAGCCGACACGCGATTTCACCAGTCTTGACCGCGTTTCCTACGTTGCGAACAACGCTGCGAAGCCCAGACAAAACACCGCGATCAATTTGTATCGCAGCGAGCAGGAAAGCGGCGGTCTGATTCCTAGGAAGGGCCTTGTTGGCAAAACTCCTCTTGAGTACAAGGAAAATCTTTGCAGGGCGACTGGAATCGGCATTGGCCCGCGAATTCATAGTGAATGTCCGTTTAGCGCCGTTGCGGATGAATTCGCCTCAACAGGAAGTGAAGCTTTAGCAGCAACGATTACGGCGGCTTATCGCCAAGTCTTTGGGAATCTTGGGCCAACCGAGAATCAGCGTTGCACCGAGCTGGAGTCCCAGCTGATGAATGGAGATATCTCGGTCCGTGATTTTGTTGCAGGTCTTGCCAAATCAGACCTCTACAAACAGAACTATTACTTCAAGGTGTCGCCAATCCGTGGCATCGAACTGAACTACAAGCATCTATTGGGACGTCCGCCGCTCAACCAGGCCGAAGTGAGCGCAGCGATCACCGTGATTGCTGAGCATGGATTCGATGGTCTTGTCGAGAAGCTCACACGGTCGGGTGAATACTTGGAAGTGTTCGGAACCGATACCGTTCCCTATCTACGCGCTTGGACCTCAGCAGCAGGTGCTTACTGCTCCACCTTCGTGAACCTCGGACGCGTCACGCCAGGGAATGCTGCTTCAGACACCACGATTGAAGGGCGTAGCCAACTGGTGATGGAATTCACGAATGCCAGACGCCTGAGCACAGCGGAGGGTGGCTACGACGTTTCAAGCTTCTCCTACTCACGGGCGATGAACGATCCAACATCTAGCTCTTTTGCCAGAATGTATGGCTCAAAAAATGCCAAATCCTGGACCTAA
- a CDS encoding pentapeptide repeat-containing protein, producing MVGTVALNLRTWVAPETVRPQQFEGECIDARGANWSEQDLGEQDLRNANLCRCDLRGSNLSRCQLEGADLRLARFDNATTVPNGFDLFTSGAVGPGAKLNGAFLNNADLRGVDLRGAVLMGAYLSGADLSGALLDGVSLAGSDLRFATLRGAMCRATRFGTSQLDLADFRGADLQDAALDSVESIKGADFSHCSGLNAQITNLLNRSAMELDHWNPLTRGTTRTSLESLLSPQR from the coding sequence ATGGTTGGAACGGTGGCTCTCAATCTGCGCACCTGGGTTGCACCAGAAACAGTTCGTCCACAACAATTCGAGGGCGAGTGCATCGATGCACGGGGGGCCAACTGGAGCGAACAAGATCTTGGCGAGCAAGACCTTCGCAACGCCAATTTATGCAGATGCGACCTACGAGGCAGCAACTTAAGTCGCTGCCAACTGGAGGGAGCAGACCTGAGGCTTGCTCGTTTTGACAATGCCACGACAGTGCCCAATGGTTTTGACCTATTCACCAGCGGAGCCGTCGGCCCGGGAGCCAAGCTCAATGGGGCATTTCTGAACAATGCCGATCTACGCGGTGTTGACCTACGGGGAGCTGTCTTAATGGGGGCCTACCTCAGCGGTGCCGACCTGAGTGGTGCACTGCTCGATGGTGTGTCTTTAGCTGGATCCGACCTTCGTTTCGCCACTCTTCGCGGCGCGATGTGCCGGGCGACCCGGTTTGGCACGAGCCAACTTGATCTCGCTGATTTCCGTGGTGCTGATCTCCAAGACGCTGCTCTAGACAGCGTTGAATCCATCAAAGGGGCTGACTTCAGCCATTGCTCAGGGCTCAATGCTCAGATCACCAACCTGTTGAATCGATCGGCAATGGAACTGGATCACTGGAATCCGTTAACGCGCGGCACTACACGAACAAGCCTGGAATCGCTTCTCAGCCCCCAGCGCTGA
- a CDS encoding phycobilisome rod-core linker polypeptide encodes MTETKTLVAPANTDLGHADEVIQSIYKQVFGNRHLMELDVNKSLEALFMNGDLTVQGFVTALAQSETYRKLFLEPNSPYRFVELNFKHMLGRAPHDQAELMAHVRLMNDQGYEAEIASYTYSDEYLQVFGVDQVPHNRSTQTVSGARTINFPRAAAVDAGYAGFDGATKGSKLLNSLSTGSSPDIINRKSVGNANALRITWTSGRQIGANRRAVQKSVVSQTSMSATIQSILKQGGRISSISKA; translated from the coding sequence ATGACGGAAACCAAAACACTGGTCGCGCCTGCCAATACTGACCTCGGCCATGCCGATGAGGTTATTCAGTCGATCTACAAACAGGTTTTTGGCAACCGTCATCTGATGGAGCTAGATGTGAATAAATCACTCGAAGCCTTGTTCATGAATGGTGATCTAACCGTTCAAGGTTTCGTCACAGCCTTGGCACAATCAGAAACCTACAGAAAGCTATTTCTTGAGCCAAACAGTCCTTACCGCTTTGTTGAGCTCAACTTCAAACACATGCTTGGACGAGCACCGCATGATCAAGCAGAACTGATGGCGCACGTTCGTTTAATGAACGATCAGGGATACGAGGCTGAAATTGCCAGCTACACCTATAGCGATGAATATCTGCAAGTTTTCGGTGTTGATCAAGTACCCCACAACAGATCAACTCAAACCGTTAGCGGTGCCAGAACAATTAATTTTCCGCGTGCCGCAGCTGTTGACGCTGGCTATGCAGGGTTTGATGGTGCCACTAAGGGATCAAAACTACTGAACAGCCTCTCAACAGGAAGTTCACCAGACATCATCAACCGCAAGAGCGTCGGCAATGCCAATGCCCTCAGAATCACATGGACTTCAGGGCGGCAAATTGGCGCCAACCGGCGGGCTGTTCAGAAGTCGGTTGTAAGTCAGACCTCCATGTCGGCAACGATCCAAAGCATCCTTAAGCAGGGTGGACGGATTTCTTCTATTTCGAAGGCTTAA
- a CDS encoding phycobilisome linker polypeptide has translation MPFGPASLLGVERFSEESEAPLELLPGDDDAKKEQIIRAVYKQVLGNAYVMESERQLVPESQFKLGEISVREFVRRIAKSDLYRSRLFETCARYRYIELAFRHLMGRAPIDFQEMRDHSERLDAKGYDADIDSFLDCDDYQNAFGEWIVPYQRGWKTESCTTLQEFTWSFQLLRGNSSSSLKGDLAGISSKLGGAAYQNRPLAVVPPSSSETSGWSFRPSRNLQDAPTRLGVGAGEEGMTYRVEVTGYSANNVRRISRYVRSNRVYYVPFNKLSEQFIRIHREGGKIASITPVT, from the coding sequence ATGCCTTTTGGACCTGCCTCGCTTCTGGGGGTAGAACGCTTCTCCGAAGAAAGTGAAGCGCCACTAGAACTTCTCCCAGGCGATGACGACGCCAAGAAGGAGCAGATTATTCGCGCTGTTTATAAGCAAGTGCTTGGCAACGCCTATGTGATGGAGAGCGAGCGTCAGCTTGTTCCCGAATCGCAATTCAAGCTTGGTGAGATCAGCGTTCGGGAATTCGTGCGCCGGATCGCCAAGAGTGATTTGTATCGCAGTCGTCTCTTCGAGACATGCGCTCGATACCGCTACATCGAGTTGGCATTCCGTCATCTCATGGGTCGCGCACCCATCGATTTCCAGGAGATGCGCGACCACTCCGAACGGCTTGATGCCAAGGGATACGACGCAGATATCGATAGCTTTCTGGATTGCGACGACTACCAAAACGCATTCGGAGAATGGATCGTTCCCTACCAACGCGGCTGGAAAACTGAAAGCTGCACCACCCTTCAAGAATTCACCTGGAGTTTCCAACTTCTGCGGGGCAACAGCAGCAGCAGCCTGAAAGGTGATCTCGCCGGCATCAGCAGCAAGCTTGGCGGTGCTGCTTATCAAAACCGCCCTCTTGCGGTCGTTCCACCATCCTCCAGCGAAACCTCAGGCTGGAGTTTCCGTCCGTCCCGCAATCTCCAGGACGCTCCAACCCGTCTTGGCGTGGGCGCAGGCGAAGAAGGCATGACCTACCGCGTCGAAGTAACGGGATACAGCGCAAACAATGTGCGCCGCATCTCCCGCTATGTGCGCAGCAACCGCGTTTATTACGTGCCCTTTAACAAGCTCTCTGAGCAATTCATTCGGATTCACCGCGAAGGCGGAAAAATCGCAAGCATCACTCCGGTGACCTGA
- a CDS encoding TVP38/TMEM64 family protein, with protein MPRIKTGIKIALITILLILIVYYLQKYGIEPLKEAVQSMGIWAPLGIALLRGISIVLPALPSSVYSLLAGSLLGFETGYLTIIFADLVFCNAAFFIARIWGRSPVSRLVGHKAMERIDGFSQNQLEGNFFLMTGLLMTGLFDFLSYAIGISQTRWRIFAPALVISVLISDSILVAVGAGVTQGASVMLGIALLAMFALATLTGLLKKKSVETND; from the coding sequence ATGCCAAGGATAAAGACCGGGATAAAAATAGCCTTGATCACTATATTATTGATTCTAATAGTATATTATCTACAAAAATATGGGATTGAGCCCCTTAAAGAAGCAGTGCAGAGTATGGGCATTTGGGCCCCACTCGGAATAGCACTTCTTCGCGGGATTAGCATCGTTTTACCGGCATTACCCAGCTCGGTTTATTCCTTACTCGCCGGCTCATTACTGGGATTTGAAACTGGCTACCTAACTATTATTTTTGCCGATCTTGTGTTTTGCAACGCAGCATTTTTTATTGCGAGAATTTGGGGACGTTCTCCCGTAAGTCGCCTGGTAGGCCACAAGGCTATGGAGCGGATTGATGGGTTCAGCCAGAATCAACTGGAAGGGAATTTCTTTCTCATGACAGGCCTATTAATGACTGGCTTGTTTGATTTTTTAAGTTATGCGATTGGCATCAGCCAAACCCGTTGGAGAATTTTTGCTCCAGCCCTTGTGATCAGCGTATTAATCAGTGACTCAATCCTAGTTGCCGTCGGTGCTGGGGTTACACAGGGAGCAAGCGTGATGCTGGGCATTGCCTTGCTTGCCATGTTTGCCTTGGCAACACTCACGGGATTACTAAAGAAGAAATCAGTCGAAACAAACGATTGA
- a CDS encoding phycobilisome rod-core linker polypeptide: MDTTQASKGFGAETKWSSPVSFERKGVSKKPALTIGEFLKQSCDQLAIGVGPRSHADCPHRVTAECYSPDDSASLSDVISAAYRQVFGNAHVMDFERCAELEAQLRNGDIDVRNFIRGLAKSSFYKSRFFLSVAPQRGIELNFKHLLGRAPHSQAEMSAKISLQAEHGQAAVIDSIVDSAEYLEVFGSNVVPYARSWSSPADLSTAAFPMLAALEKSFAGSDSARGGSSSLTTSLGRGMAPRISVPSQPFGVRPSAGGGARFASKAPGVTSGKDNAPMRGDSYVFFGLGQREQETYQRCPGDSPDQLAALIRASYKQVMGNPHLMEFERAISAESKFIDGYLSTREFVRAIGLSAEYKRRFFETNAPYRFIELNFKHFLGRAPKSQAEISLHTKILAEGGYDAEIASYVDCEEYQSTFGEDTVPFARILSENGRSQVAFNRHLKLAEGFAASDTVQTSSSLVTSVATGTVPGGWSSTTTRINRTGTQSGAPDPTKKRFRIVVGAQAARGRQRTAGNTYLVSGKDMSSQMKYIHARGGKIVSITEVM, encoded by the coding sequence ATGGACACAACTCAAGCTTCAAAAGGATTCGGCGCAGAAACCAAATGGAGCAGCCCCGTCAGCTTTGAGCGCAAAGGAGTCAGCAAAAAACCTGCTCTCACAATTGGTGAGTTCCTCAAGCAGTCATGCGATCAACTGGCGATCGGGGTTGGACCTCGCAGTCATGCCGATTGCCCTCACCGCGTCACCGCAGAGTGCTACAGCCCAGACGACTCGGCATCGCTGAGTGACGTCATCTCTGCCGCATACCGACAAGTCTTTGGTAATGCCCATGTGATGGATTTCGAACGTTGCGCCGAGCTTGAAGCTCAACTGCGCAATGGAGACATCGACGTTCGCAATTTTATTCGCGGACTTGCCAAATCAAGCTTTTACAAAAGCCGCTTTTTCTTATCCGTTGCCCCTCAACGCGGCATTGAGCTGAACTTCAAACACCTGCTAGGGCGCGCACCGCACTCCCAAGCAGAAATGTCAGCAAAGATCTCCCTGCAAGCAGAGCACGGGCAAGCAGCTGTGATCGACAGCATCGTCGATTCGGCCGAATACCTCGAAGTCTTTGGGAGCAACGTGGTTCCCTATGCACGTTCATGGAGCTCCCCCGCAGATCTCTCAACAGCGGCATTCCCCATGCTGGCCGCTCTGGAGAAAAGCTTTGCGGGAAGCGACAGTGCGCGCGGCGGTAGCAGCTCACTCACGACAAGCCTGGGCCGTGGCATGGCTCCCCGGATCAGCGTCCCGTCACAACCATTTGGCGTCCGCCCATCTGCAGGGGGCGGTGCTCGCTTCGCAAGCAAAGCACCTGGCGTGACCAGCGGGAAAGACAATGCACCGATGAGGGGCGATTCCTACGTGTTCTTCGGCCTAGGCCAGCGCGAACAAGAAACCTACCAACGCTGCCCCGGCGACAGCCCCGATCAACTCGCAGCATTGATTCGCGCGTCTTACAAACAAGTGATGGGCAACCCCCATCTGATGGAATTTGAGCGTGCCATCTCAGCGGAAAGCAAATTCATCGACGGCTACTTGAGCACCCGTGAATTTGTCCGTGCCATTGGACTGTCGGCTGAATACAAGCGCCGTTTCTTCGAAACGAACGCTCCATATCGCTTCATCGAGTTGAACTTCAAGCACTTCCTCGGTCGGGCTCCGAAGTCCCAAGCTGAAATCAGTCTGCACACCAAAATCCTGGCCGAAGGTGGCTACGACGCAGAAATCGCAAGCTACGTCGATTGCGAGGAATACCAGAGCACCTTCGGGGAAGACACCGTTCCATTCGCCCGGATCCTGTCTGAAAACGGACGCTCTCAAGTGGCCTTCAACCGTCACCTGAAACTGGCTGAAGGCTTCGCTGCTAGCGACACCGTTCAAACCAGTTCTTCCCTCGTAACGTCCGTGGCAACTGGAACGGTTCCTGGAGGCTGGAGTTCCACAACCACACGGATTAACCGGACTGGTACACAGTCTGGTGCGCCCGATCCCACCAAGAAGCGTTTCCGGATTGTGGTTGGTGCTCAAGCAGCCCGTGGACGCCAACGCACTGCAGGGAACACGTATTTGGTATCCGGCAAAGACATGTCGAGCCAGATGAAATACATCCATGCCCGTGGCGGCAAGATTGTTTCCATCACTGAAGTGATGTAA
- a CDS encoding phycobilisome rod-core linker polypeptide, translated as MAVPLQVYPLTTQNARVSNLAGDSSTVRTELTGSSAGGADAYRSDVDNLIEQAYQQIFFHAMRSDREPFLESQLRSGNITARDFIRGLLLSERFQQGYYQCSSNYRMVDQVVGRVLGRPVHGEAERLAWSIVIGEKGFTTFVDTLLDSDEYMSSFGYDLVPQQRSRVLPGRSLGERPIYQSFPRYGADWRDSLQERAPSAQFDDMQGQTLQASALWVNGQPPAWLLKVWLGLFVVGGFEITRVLLTIAISMVRS; from the coding sequence ATGGCAGTGCCCCTGCAGGTGTATCCCCTCACAACACAAAACGCACGGGTGAGCAATCTGGCGGGGGATAGCAGCACGGTTCGCACGGAGCTGACGGGTTCTTCTGCGGGCGGCGCTGATGCATATCGCTCCGACGTCGACAATTTGATCGAGCAGGCATATCAGCAGATTTTTTTCCATGCGATGCGAAGCGATCGTGAGCCGTTTCTGGAATCGCAGCTGAGAAGCGGCAACATCACGGCTCGAGATTTCATCCGGGGCTTGCTGCTCTCTGAACGGTTTCAGCAGGGCTATTACCAATGCAGCTCGAACTACCGGATGGTGGATCAAGTCGTAGGGCGTGTGCTCGGCCGCCCCGTCCATGGCGAGGCTGAGCGCTTGGCCTGGTCGATCGTGATTGGGGAGAAAGGATTCACCACCTTTGTGGACACACTCCTTGACAGCGATGAATACATGAGCAGCTTCGGCTACGACCTTGTGCCGCAGCAACGATCCCGCGTCCTGCCAGGACGCTCACTCGGCGAGAGACCGATTTATCAGAGCTTCCCCCGCTACGGAGCGGACTGGCGCGACTCTCTGCAAGAGAGAGCTCCCAGTGCTCAGTTTGACGATATGCAAGGCCAAACTTTGCAAGCCTCTGCGCTGTGGGTTAACGGACAACCACCGGCATGGCTGCTCAAGGTCTGGTTGGGTCTCTTCGTTGTTGGAGGCTTCGAGATCACCAGGGTGCTGCTTACGATCGCGATCTCAATGGTTCGCAGCTGA
- a CDS encoding FGGY-family carbohydrate kinase, producing MTSLVLGIDLGTSGVRIAVLDQGHSIQHSDSIPYKLGLHRPDDWTRACSTLIAGIPAEQRSNIRALAVDGTSGTLLACDLEGRVQGEALLYSEVYQGFEQQLHQLLPEGGPASSSSGSLARALQLTKLYGPTTLLRHQADWINGWFLGDWSWGEEGNNLRLGWNLERECWPALLTQAPWKKRLPVIRASGDQLGQISKRRAKELGLPSDVQIIAGTTDANAAVLATDPGDDDGVTVLGTTLVMKRFTTVPISGPGITSHRVGGRWLCGGSSNAGAGVLRQFFSDELLTELSRQINPDTNSGLAFRPLPRPGERFPVDDPSLMPILEPRPVSDALFLQGLLEGLADIEAQGWHTLTALGAKPPKRLISIGGGARNPQWRRIRERRLGVPVITSQQQPAAGVARLALAWLDASRPSTQQG from the coding sequence ATGACGTCTCTGGTGCTCGGTATTGATCTGGGCACCAGTGGCGTTCGCATTGCCGTACTGGATCAAGGGCATTCCATCCAGCACTCGGATTCGATTCCTTACAAGCTTGGACTCCATAGGCCCGATGACTGGACGCGGGCCTGCTCCACGTTGATTGCTGGAATCCCTGCAGAGCAGCGGTCCAACATTCGGGCGCTGGCTGTTGATGGCACATCAGGAACATTGCTCGCCTGTGATTTAGAGGGACGGGTCCAGGGTGAAGCGCTGCTGTATTCAGAGGTTTACCAAGGCTTTGAGCAACAGCTGCATCAGCTTCTACCCGAAGGTGGACCAGCCTCCAGCAGCAGTGGAAGCCTGGCGCGGGCACTGCAACTCACAAAGTTGTATGGCCCGACGACCCTCCTGCGTCATCAGGCGGACTGGATCAATGGTTGGTTTTTAGGGGATTGGAGTTGGGGAGAAGAAGGGAACAATCTGCGGCTGGGGTGGAACTTGGAACGCGAATGCTGGCCAGCGCTGCTCACCCAGGCACCGTGGAAAAAACGACTCCCCGTCATTCGCGCCAGTGGAGATCAACTTGGCCAGATCTCAAAACGTCGAGCGAAGGAGCTCGGCTTACCCAGCGATGTTCAAATCATTGCTGGAACAACAGATGCCAATGCGGCGGTGCTGGCGACTGATCCTGGCGATGATGACGGAGTCACCGTGTTGGGCACCACGCTGGTGATGAAGCGCTTCACAACAGTCCCGATCAGCGGACCAGGCATCACATCTCATCGCGTCGGAGGACGCTGGCTCTGCGGCGGCTCATCCAATGCTGGCGCTGGGGTGCTGCGTCAATTCTTCAGCGATGAACTGCTCACTGAACTCAGCCGGCAAATTAACCCAGACACCAATAGCGGCCTTGCATTTCGCCCATTGCCGCGACCTGGCGAGCGGTTCCCAGTAGATGATCCGTCCTTGATGCCCATCCTCGAGCCACGGCCCGTCAGCGATGCCTTATTTCTCCAGGGCTTATTGGAGGGACTTGCCGACATCGAAGCGCAGGGATGGCACACCTTGACGGCATTGGGAGCAAAACCACCCAAACGACTGATCAGCATCGGGGGTGGCGCACGAAATCCTCAATGGCGACGCATCAGGGAACGTCGTCTAGGCGTGCCAGTGATCACATCCCAACAGCAGCCAGCAGCGGGAGTTGCCCGGCTCGCTCTCGCCTGGCTCGATGCATCCAGACCATCGACTCAGCAAGGCTGA